The Verrucomicrobiota bacterium nucleotide sequence GCGCGGTCGATGGCGTGTCGTTCAACGTCGAGAAGGGCGAGACGCTCGGCATCGTCGGCGAGAGCGGCTCAGGCAAGTCCGTCACCTGCTACTCCATCATGGGCCTCGTGCCCCAGCCGCCGGGACGCATCGAGGCCGGCCTCGCGCGGTTCGACGGCGCCGACCTGCTCGCGATGCGCGAGGCGGACCTGAACCGCATCCGCGGCAGACGCATCGCGATGATCTTCCAGGACCCGATGACGTCGCTAAACCCCTACATGCGCGTCGAGGACCAGATCATCGAGCCGCTGCTCATTCACGAGCACACGCCGCGCGCCGAGGCCGTGAAACGCGCCGTGAAAGCCCTCGAAGACGTCGGCGTGCCCGACGCCGCCCGGCGCATCCGCGGCTACCCGCACGAATTCAGCGGCGGCATGCGGCAGCGCGTGATGATTGCGATGGCCCTCATCACGCGGCCCGAACTGCTCATCGCCGACGAGCCGACCACCGCGCTCGACGTGACCGTGCAGGCGCAGATTCTCGAGCTCATCACCAAGATGCAGCGCGAACTCGGCACCGCGGTCATCTGGATTTCGCACGACCTCGGCGTGGTGGCGGGCTTCTGCCAGCGCGTGCTGGTGATGTATGCCGGGCGCATCGTCGAGAGCGGACCGACCGCGCGGCTCTACGCGCACCCGCAGCACCCCTACAACCGCGCCTTGCAGAAATCCATCCCCGCGCTCCAGAACAAGGGCAGCGAACTCTACACCATTCCCGGCATGCCGCCCGACCTCTCGAAGCCCGTCGCCGGCTGCGCCTTCGCGCCGCGATGTGAATTCGCCGCAGACGCCTGCCGCGTCGGTGAGATGACTCTGAATGAAATCGCGCCCGGCCACGCGACGGCGTGCGGGCGGGTGATGCGAAGCGAAGTCAAACTCTGAGACCACGAATGCACACGAATGGACACGATGGCAGAAGGTGGGGCCGGTCGCGCAACAGGCCGCCGGTCGCAGCGCGACCGGCGCCACCTAACGCTTTCGCTCTCCAACTGAATTCGTGTTCATGCGCGGCCACTCGTGGCTTCCATTCCCATGACTGACCCCTTCCTCGAACTGCGCGAATTGAAGACCCACTTCCCCGTGGAGCGCGGGCTGGTGTTCCGCCGGCGCATCGGCACGGTGCGCGCGGTGGACGGCGTGTCGCTCGCGCTCGCGCGGGGCGAAATCCTCGGGCTCGTCGGCGAGTCGGGCTGCGGCAAGTCCACGCTCGGCCGCACCCTCCTGCAACTCATCCCGCCGACGGAGGGCACAGTCGTGCTTGCCGGGAAGAACCTGAGCAGCCTGGACCGCACACAACTCCGCAAGGCGCGCGCCGATTTCCAGATGATCTTCCAGGACCCCTACGCCTCGCTCAATCCGCGCATGACGGTGTTCGACGCGCTCGCCGAGGCGATTCAGGCGCATCGCAACGTGCCGGCTGCGGAGCTGCCAGCGCGCGTGTCTGCGCTCATGCAGAAGGTCGGCCTCGCGCCGCGCTTCATCCGCAAGTATCCGCACGAGTTCAGCGGCGGACAGCGCCAGCGCATCGCCATCGCGCGCGCGCTGGCCGTCGAACCGAAGCTGCTCGTCGCGGACGAACCGGTCTCGGCGCTGGACGTTTCGATCCAGGCGCAGATCATCAACCTGCTCGCGAAGCTCTCGCGCGAGATGCAGCTCACGCTCATCTTCATCTCGCACGACCTCTCGGTGGTGAAGCACATCAGCGACCGCATCGCCGTGATGTATCTCGGACGCATCGTCGAACTCGGCCCGGCGGCCGAGGTCTTCGAGAAACCGCTGCATCCCTACACGCGCGCGCTCGTCAGCGCAGTGCCGATTCCCGACCCCGAGCGCGAGAAGTTGCGCCAGCGCATCCTGCTGCCGGGGGACCCGCCTTCGCCGATGAACCCGCCGGCCGGATGCGCGTTCCATCCGCGCTGCATTCACGCGGCCCCCGAGTGCGGCCGGCAAACGCCGGCGCTCGTGGAGTTCCGCTCCGGCCACCAGGCCGCGTGCATCCGGCTCGAGGAGATTCACGGCGCGGCCAAGCCGGCCTGACGCGAAGGCGCGCGGGCAAAGTTTTGGACGGCGGGGAGAGACCACAGGGGCTTCGTCCAAACTCACACCTCCCTGAAGAGTTGCTGGAAGAAACCCTTCACTGGGGAACGCCGCCAGCATGACCACCGTGCCGCGCGCCAGCAATCCACCCGATTGCCTACACAAAAATACTGAGCGGCCCTGCAGGGGAGTGCGCAGTGGCGGTATTGCATGGCGAACCAATGCCGATTCGCACGGTCCAGGTTGTTCTGAGCATCGCTGCCCTGCTCGCTGCGGGCGGAGCGAGATCAGCCGAGCCCGCGGCCAAACTGGAGCGCGGCGCGCCTGCTTCAACCGTGCGCGCGGTGGTCGTGAAGTATTGCGCGGACTGCCACGGCGCGGATGCGTCAAAAGGGGGGCTGAATCTGGAGAAGTTGCTGCCCGACGACTTGGCCCGGCACTCCGACGCGTGGGGAAAAGTCATCCGCAAGCTGCGCGCCCGGCACATGCCGCCCATCGGCAAGCCGCGTCCGGACGAAGCGACCTTCGATGCCGTCATCGCCGCGCTGGAGCAACCACTCGACCGCGCGGCGGCCGCGCAGCCAATGGCCGTGCCGGCATCTGGCGGGGTTGGGCTGCCGGTTCGCGTCGAGCATGGCTTTGCCGCGACGATTCATGCAGGGTCAATGCCCAGCAGTAACACAACCAGAATGAAACCCGCGTTCATAAGGTTCCGCGGCGCGAGGACAGTCTGCGTCAGCCTTGTTTGCTCGACTCGCCCTTCTCCATCGCCTTCTTGAGCGCGGGCACCTGTTCGAGCAGTTTCTCGAACTTGATGCCGGTCAAACTCTCCAGCACGGGCGGGAGCTGGCTGATGATCTGCGTCACGTCGCCGGTGAGCTTGCTCGCGCCGCCGCCGGGGCCCGAGCCGCTGTTGATGATGACGATCTTCTCGGTCTTCGACAGCGGCTCGCTGATCTTGCCCGCGACCTCGGGCATGACGCGCACGATCATCTCGATCACCGCCGCCTCGTTGTATTGCTTGAAGCTCTCGGCCTTCTGCTTCATCGCCTCGGCCTGCGCGCGGCCCTGCGCCTCGATGATGGCGGCCTCGGCAAGACCGCGCGCCTTGTTCGCCTCGGCTTCGGCAAGGCCGGTGGCCTTCGCCACGTCGGCGCTGGCAAAGCCCGTGGCTTTCGACGCGGACGCCGCGCCGGCGGCCTCGGTTTCGAGCTGGAAGCGCCGCGCGTTGGCAAGCGTCTCGACCTTGTAACGCTCGGCGTCGGCGGGTTTTTGCACGTTCGCCTCGAGTTCGCGCTGCTTGCGGAGGATTTCCTGCTGCTGGAGCTCGATCTGCTTCTGCTTGGCGATGATCTCGACCTGGACTTCCTCGGCCTTGACGAGCTGGCCGGTCTTGTATTTCTGCAGGTCGTAGGCGAGGTCGGACTCGGCCTTCTTCTGGTTCACCGCGGCCTGATACTGCGCGACGTTCGACTGATAATCGCGCTGGGCCTCGGCGATCTTGGTGTCGGCGGCGAATTTCGCCTCCTGCCCGGCCTGCGTCGCCTGCGAAGACTTGATCATCGCGTCCCGGTCGGCCTCGGCCTGGGCGATCTGCGCGTCGCGCTTCACCTGCGCGATGCGCGGCTTGCCGAGGGCGTCGAGGTAGCCCTGCGTGTCGCGGATGTCGCGGATGGTGAAGCTGACGATGCCCAGGCCCATGTTGGCCATGTCGCCCGCCGCCACTTCCTGCACCTTCGAGGCAAAGGCGTCGCGGTTCTGGTAAATCTCCTCGACGGTCATCGTGCCGAGGATGGCTCGCAAATGGCCCTCGAGCGTCTGCATCGCGACGTTCTTGATTTCGTCCTGCGTCTTGCTCAGGAACTGCTCGGCCGCGGTGGCGATGGAGATGTCGTCGCCCTTGATCTTGATCTGCGCGACGCCGTCCACTTTCACCGGCACGCCCTTGCTCGTGTAAACTTCCGGCGTCTGGACATCAATGGTGAGGAGTTCGAGTGAGATGATGTCCACCTTCTCCAGCACGGGCCACACGAAGGTGCCGCCGCCCTTCTTGATGCGGAATCCGCGTGTGCGCTGCACGCCGTCGGGGTCCACGTAACTGTGCTTACGACCGGAAGCGACCAGCACTTCGTTCGGGCCAACCTTCGTGTAGCGGCTCAGAAACGTCAGGAAGGCTACGCCGAAGACTACGACAACAACGATGCCGGCTCCGATGGCGAGACCGCTCTTCATCAAGTCACCGAACTGGGCGAGGACGGGGATGGGGATCATCATGGTGTGTGGATTTCAGGTTTGGACCGCTGGGAGTTGGTTCAGCCGGCCTTGACGAAACACTGCCCGGCGACGATTCGCGTTATGGTGACTGGCCGACCGGCCGGAACCGGCTCGCCGTGTTCGGTGCGGGCGGCCGCGGTGTAACGCGTGCCGGCCTGGACATAGGCGATTTCGCCAACACCATGTTCCGGAATCGGCGAGATGACGGTCGCGGTCATTCCCGCGAGCGTCGAGACGTGCGATTCGCTGGAACTTTCCGAGTGGGAAAAAATCTGCCGCATGACGAACAGCAGCACCGCCGCCATGACCCCGGCGCCAAGCGCGGCGAGCGGCGCGCTGACCATCGGGGCCTGCGTGGCCTCGAATTGGTGGAGGATGATGCCGAGCCCGCCAAACGCCGTCACAAAAGACGCAATGATGGT carries:
- a CDS encoding ABC transporter ATP-binding protein, whose amino-acid sequence is MPLLEVQNLRTAFHTRNGIVRAVDGVSFNVEKGETLGIVGESGSGKSVTCYSIMGLVPQPPGRIEAGLARFDGADLLAMREADLNRIRGRRIAMIFQDPMTSLNPYMRVEDQIIEPLLIHEHTPRAEAVKRAVKALEDVGVPDAARRIRGYPHEFSGGMRQRVMIAMALITRPELLIADEPTTALDVTVQAQILELITKMQRELGTAVIWISHDLGVVAGFCQRVLVMYAGRIVESGPTARLYAHPQHPYNRALQKSIPALQNKGSELYTIPGMPPDLSKPVAGCAFAPRCEFAADACRVGEMTLNEIAPGHATACGRVMRSEVKL
- a CDS encoding ATP-binding cassette domain-containing protein, whose protein sequence is MTDPFLELRELKTHFPVERGLVFRRRIGTVRAVDGVSLALARGEILGLVGESGCGKSTLGRTLLQLIPPTEGTVVLAGKNLSSLDRTQLRKARADFQMIFQDPYASLNPRMTVFDALAEAIQAHRNVPAAELPARVSALMQKVGLAPRFIRKYPHEFSGGQRQRIAIARALAVEPKLLVADEPVSALDVSIQAQIINLLAKLSREMQLTLIFISHDLSVVKHISDRIAVMYLGRIVELGPAAEVFEKPLHPYTRALVSAVPIPDPEREKLRQRILLPGDPPSPMNPPAGCAFHPRCIHAAPECGRQTPALVEFRSGHQAACIRLEEIHGAAKPA
- a CDS encoding flotillin family protein, whose protein sequence is MMIPIPVLAQFGDLMKSGLAIGAGIVVVVVFGVAFLTFLSRYTKVGPNEVLVASGRKHSYVDPDGVQRTRGFRIKKGGGTFVWPVLEKVDIISLELLTIDVQTPEVYTSKGVPVKVDGVAQIKIKGDDISIATAAEQFLSKTQDEIKNVAMQTLEGHLRAILGTMTVEEIYQNRDAFASKVQEVAAGDMANMGLGIVSFTIRDIRDTQGYLDALGKPRIAQVKRDAQIAQAEADRDAMIKSSQATQAGQEAKFAADTKIAEAQRDYQSNVAQYQAAVNQKKAESDLAYDLQKYKTGQLVKAEEVQVEIIAKQKQIELQQQEILRKQRELEANVQKPADAERYKVETLANARRFQLETEAAGAASASKATGFASADVAKATGLAEAEANKARGLAEAAIIEAQGRAQAEAMKQKAESFKQYNEAAVIEMIVRVMPEVAGKISEPLSKTEKIVIINSGSGPGGGASKLTGDVTQIISQLPPVLESLTGIKFEKLLEQVPALKKAMEKGESSKQG